Proteins encoded in a region of the Zea mays cultivar B73 chromosome 4, Zm-B73-REFERENCE-NAM-5.0, whole genome shotgun sequence genome:
- the LOC100286263 gene encoding Elicitor-responsive protein 3 — protein sequence MVHGTLEVLLVGAKGLENTDYLCNMDPYAILKCRSQEQKSSIATGKGTTPEWNENFIFTVSDRTTDLVIKLMDSDTGTADDFVGEATIPLEAVYTERSIPPTLYNVVKGEKYCGEIKVGLTFTPEDTRQRGLPEDFGGWKQSS from the exons ATGGTGCACGGGACGCTGGAAGTGCTGCTCGTTGGGGCCAAGGGCCTCGAGAACACCGATTACCTCT GTAACATGGATCCGTATGCAATTCTCAAGTGCCGTTCACAGGAGCAGAAGAGCAGTATTGCAACTG GAAAAGGAACTACCCCTGAGTGGAATGAAAACTTTATCTTCACTGTGTCTGACCGGACAACAGACTTGGTAATCAAGCTTATGGACAGTGATACAGGCACAGCAGATGACTTTGTTGGTGAAGCAAC GATTCCATTGGAAGCAGTGTATACTGAAAGGAGCATTCCACCAACACTCTATAATGTTGTGAAAGGTGAAAAATACTGCGGGGAAATCAAAGTTGGTCTCACATTCACTCCTGAG GATACTCGCCAGCGGGGTCTCCCAGAGGACTTCGGTGGATGGAAGCAATCATCTTAG